The region TGCAGAGCCGGTTCCATCGTAAAGCGTGTACGGTCCCAGTCGCAGGAAGCGCCGAGTTTACGCAACTGCGACAGAATGATACCGCCATACTTATGCGTCCATTCCCAGGCGTATTCCAGGAACTCCTCACGGGTCAGGTCTTTCTTGCTAATGCCCCGTTCCTTCAGCATGGCCACCACTTTCGCTTCGGTCGCAATACTGGCGTGGTCGGTGCCGGGTACCCAGCAGGCGTTTTTACCTTCCATACGTGCTTTCCGGACCAGCACATCCTGAATGGTATTATTGAGCATATGGCCCATATGCAGCACACCCGTCACGTTTGGGGGAGGAATAACGATGGTATATGGCTCTTTCTCCGGGTCGGGCGTAGATTTAAAAAATTGGTTATCAAGCCAATATTGATACCATTTTTCCTCGATTTCCTGGGGGGCGTATGTCTTTGAAATCATAAATCAGTTGAAATACTGTTCCGTACAATCCTGCAACCTGGTATTATCCTGAAAACCGATTGTGAGGATTACGGATAAAAAGCAAAATTAACTAAATTGGGTAGGGCGAAAAAACGAAAGCCTGTCTTTGGCAGTTTTATAACTACACTTCATGCTCAGGCACACATGGAATTCGGGAAAGTACAGAACCTTAGTAACGTAAATTTCAGCTTACCACCCGGTGCTGCCTTCAACGGCCGGATCTGGTCGGCCGTCGAGCAAATACAGCATAGCGGGCGATGTCAGCCGTTGGTTTCCATCGGTGGACCTGTATGGGCTAACAAAGATTATGTCGGAAAAGTGTATCCGTCCACGGCAAAGGAAAAGGAGTTTCTACACTACTACACCCGCCAGTTCAATACCATTGAGCTTAATTTAACCCACTACCAGATTCCGACGCTGGGTATGATCGATAAGTGGAAGATGGAAGCAACGGACGGATTTACCTATTGTCCTAAATTTCCACAGATGATCAGCCACGAACGGCAGCTAGTTGCCACCGAAGGGCTGACCGAAGAGTTTGTGAATGCTGTTTTGAGTCTCGAAGAATACCTGGGCATGACGTTTCTACAATTACCGCCCAATTTCAGCCCCGATAAGTGGCCTGTTCTGGAGACTTACCTTAAAAGCCTGCCCGATGAGCTGGATGTGGCCGTCGAGTTTCGTCACCCGGATTGGTTCAGCAAAACGGCTGTTTGGCAACAAACGCTTGAGCGTCTTTTCAACCTTCATCGGCATGTGGTTATTACCGATGTTGCCGGTCGGCGGGATGTCTTGCACATGGGACTGAGCAGTCCTGTATTAACCCTTCGCTTTATTGCCAACGAAGGTCACCCAACGGACTATTCGCGAACCGATGCCTGGGTGCAGCGGCTGAAAACCTGGTTCGAAAAGGGTCTTCAGCGGGCTTATCTGTTTGTGCACGGTGGTGGCGACAATGACACCGCTCCTGAACTGATCGCCTATTGGATCCGCGAGCTGAACAAACACTGTGGCCTGAACCTGCGCCAGCCCGTCCTTCAGCCCAAAGTAGTACAGGGAAGTTTGTTTTGATTTATATTGCATTCCATGATAAACTACAAAGACAGAATTGTTTCTGACCATCAG is a window of Spirosoma linguale DSM 74 DNA encoding:
- a CDS encoding protein of unknown function DUF72 (PFAM: protein of unknown function DUF72~KEGG: ppr:PBPRA1111 hypothetical protein), with amino-acid sequence MEFGKVQNLSNVNFSLPPGAAFNGRIWSAVEQIQHSGRCQPLVSIGGPVWANKDYVGKVYPSTAKEKEFLHYYTRQFNTIELNLTHYQIPTLGMIDKWKMEATDGFTYCPKFPQMISHERQLVATEGLTEEFVNAVLSLEEYLGMTFLQLPPNFSPDKWPVLETYLKSLPDELDVAVEFRHPDWFSKTAVWQQTLERLFNLHRHVVITDVAGRRDVLHMGLSSPVLTLRFIANEGHPTDYSRTDAWVQRLKTWFEKGLQRAYLFVHGGGDNDTAPELIAYWIRELNKHCGLNLRQPVLQPKVVQGSLF